The Syngnathus typhle isolate RoL2023-S1 ecotype Sweden linkage group LG16, RoL_Styp_1.0, whole genome shotgun sequence genome includes a region encoding these proteins:
- the rpia gene encoding ribose-5-phosphate isomerase yields MFGVGALLLKSRLPATSFLRPVVVVLSSPAVPRQARVNMAEEAKKQAAYTAVDNHVQNNQVVGVGSGSTIVYAVHRLAERVREEKLNITCVPTSFQARQLIVLHGLMLSDLDRHPELDVAIDGADEVDADLTLIKGGGGCLTQEKIVASCARHFVVIADYRKDSKALGQQWKKGIPVEVVPMAHVPVSRKIVQLFGGEVNLRMGVAKAGPVVTDNSNFILDWKFERIHCWKDVNVAIKMIPGVVETGLFVGMAERAYFGMEDGRVLLRDAPVN; encoded by the exons ATGTTCGGGGTTGGAGCGTTGTTACTAAAATCCCGCCTGCCTGCCACATCTTTTCTGCGTCCCGTCGTTGTGGTTTTGTCCTCGCCAGCGGTCCCTAGACAAGCACGTGTTAACATGGCCGAGGAGGCGAAGAAACAAGCCGCCTATACCGCGGTGGACAACCACGTGCAG AACAATCAGGTGGTTGGAGTCGGCAGTGGCTCGACCATCGTTTACGCAGTGCACAGACTTG CGGAGAGAGTGCGGGAGGAGAAGTTGAACATCACCTGTGTGCCCACCTCCTTCCAG GCACGCCAGCTGATTGTGCTGCACGGACTGATGCTATCGGATCTGGACAGGCACCCTGAG CTGGATGTCGCCATCGACGGGGCGGACGAGGTGGACGCCGATCTGACCCTGATCAAAGGCGGCGG GGGCTGCTTGACTCAGGAGAAGATCGTGGCCAGCTGTGCCCGCCATTTTGTTGTCATCGCCGATTACAG GAAGGACTCTAAAGCGTTGGGCCAGCAGTGGAAGAAGGGCATTCCCGTCGAGGTGGTCCCCATGGCCCACGTGCCCGTCTCCCGGAAGATCGTCCAACTTTTTGGAGGAGAGGTCAACTTGAGGATGGGTGTCGCTAAAGCt GGTCCTGTGGTGACAGACAACAGCAACTTTATCCTGGACTGGAAGTTTGAGCGCATTCATTGCTGGAAGGATGTCAACGTAGCCATCAAGATGATTCCAG GGGTGGTGGAGACGGGACTGTTTGTGGGCATGGCAGAGCGAGCCTACTTTGGCATGGAAGACGGCCGCGTGCTGCTAAGGGACGCGCCCGTCAACTGA